GCCGGGGCCGCCGCCGGGGGCGCCAGTGGCGCGCCGGGCATGGGCGCGGGCCGGCGGGGGCCGGGCGGGGCGAACGCGATGCCGCGCTCGCCGGTGGTGGTCAGCACGGTCACCCGGCGCAACATGGACGTGGTGCTCAACGGGCTGGGCAACGTCACGCCGGTGGCCAACGTGACGGTGCGGGCCCAGGTGTCGGGGCCGCTTCTCAAGGTGCTGTTCAAGGAAGGCCAGATGGTCAAGGCCGGCGACGTGCTGGCCGAGATCGATCCGCGCCCGTTCCAGGCCGCGCTGGACCAGGCCGTGGGCCAGCTTGCGCGCGACCAGGCGCTGCTGCAGAACGCCCGGCTGGACCAGCAGCGCTACAAGACGCTGCTGGCGCAGGATTCGATCTCGAAGCAGCAGGTGGACACCCAGGACGCACTGGTGCGCCAGTACGAGGGCGTGGTCAAGACCGACCAGGGCAACGTCGACAACGCGCGGCTGAACCTGGGCTACACGCGGATCGTGGCGCCCACGTCGGGCCGCATCGGCCTGCGCCAGGTGGATCCGGGCAACATCGTCAACACCGGCGACACCAACGGCATCGCGCTGATCACGCAGATCCAGCCGATCACCGTGCTCTACACGATTCCCGAGGACAACCTGCCGTCGGTGCTCAGGAAGCTCAACGCCGGCGAGAAGCTGGCCGTGCAGGCCTGGGACCGCCAGATGCGCAACCAGCTTGCCGAAGGCACGCTGCTGACGACCGATAACCAGATCGACACCACCACCGGCACGGTCAAGCTCAAGGCGATCTTTCAGAACACCGACGGGATGCTGTTCCCGAACCAGTTCGTCAACGTGCGCACGCGCGTGGACACCATGGAGGATGCCACCGTGATCCCCGTGGCCGCCATCCAGCGTGGCCAGCAGGGCACCTTTGTCTACGTGGTGGGCGACGACAGCGCCGTGAAGGTCCAGGTGGTGACGCTGGGACCGACCGACGGCACCCGCACCGTCGTGCTGAAGGGCCTGGAGCCGGGCCAGCGCGTGGTCGTGGACGGCGCCGACCGGCTCAAGGAAGGCATGGTCGTGGAGGCGGTAGACCCGGCCGCCCGGGCCGCGCAGTTGCAGCCGTCCAGCGCGCCGCGCGCGCGGGGCCGGCGCGGCAACTGGGGCGGCGCCAGCGGCGCGCACGGTGCCAGCGGTGCCCACGGGGCCAGCGCGGCGCATGGCGCGGCCAGCGATGCCGCCGGGCTGCCCGGCGAGCGCCGCCGCCTGCGCGACGCCGACACCAATCCCAACCCGACCACGAACTCGCCGGCCAACCCGGGCGCCAGCGTCGGTCAGCGGCCGCAGCAGTAAGCGCAGGACGGGCAAGGCATGAATCCTTCACGCATCTTCATCGAGCGGCCGGTCGCCACGGCGCTGCTGATGCTGGCCATCCTGCTGTCGGGGCTGGTCGCATTCAAGCTGCTGCCGCTTTCCGCGCTGCCTGAGGTCGACTACCCGACCATCCAGGTGACCACGCTCTACCCCGGCGCCAGCCCCGACGTGATGACGTCGTCGGTCACCGCGCCGCTGGAGCGCCAGTTCGGCCAGATGCCGGGCCTGAAGCAGATGTCGTCGTCGTCCTCGGGCGGCGCGTCGGTGATCACGCTGCAGTTCGAGCTGTCGCTGTCGCTCGACGTGGCCGAGCAGGAGGTGCAGGCCGCCATCAACGCCGGCGGCAACCTGCTGCCGGCCGACCTGCCGATGCCGCCCGTCTACAGCAAGGTCAACCCGGCCGACGCGCCGATCATGACGCTGGCGATGACGTCCGACACGCTGCCGCTGCCCAAGCTGCAGGACATGGTGGACACCCGCGTGGCGGCCAAGATCTCGCAGATCCAGGGCGTGGGGCTGGTGACGATCAGCGGCGGCCAGCGCCCGGCCGTGCGCATCCAGGCCAACCCGACGGCGCTGGCCAACCTGGGCATGTCGATCGACGACCTGCGCACGGCCATCGGCAGCGCCAACGTGAACGGCGCCAAGGGCAGCTTCGACGGCCCGTCGCGCGCGTCCACCATCGACGCCAACGACCAGCTCAAGTCCGCCGACGAGTACCGGCAGATCATCATCGGCTACCAGAACGGCGCGCCGATCCGCATCACCGACGTGGCCGAGATCGTCGACGGCCCCGAGAACAGCCGCCTGGCCGCCTGGGCCAACGCCAGGCCGGCCATCGTCGTGAACATCCAGCGCCAGCCCGGCGCCAACGTGATCGAGGTGGTAGACCGCATCAAGACGCTGCTGCCGCAGCTGCAGGCGGCGCTGCCGGCGTCGGTCCACGTGCAGTTGCTGACCGACCGCACGACCACCATCCGGGCCTCGGTGCGCGACGTGGAGTTCGAGCTGCTGCTGGCCATCGCGCTGGTGGTGATGGTGATCTTCATCTTCCTGCGCAACGTGTCGGCCACGATCATCCCGGGCGTGGCGGTGCCGCTGTCGCTGGTGGGCACGTTCGGCGTGATGTACCTGGCCGGCTTCTCGATCAACAACCTCACGCTGATGGCGCTGACCATCGCCACGGGCTTCGTGGTGGACGACGCCATCGTGATGATCGAGAACATCATGCGCTACATCGAGGAAGGCGATTCCCCGATGGCGGCCGCGCTCAAGGGGTCCAAGCAGATCGGCTTCACGATCATCTCGCTGACGTTCTCGCTGGTGGCCGTGCTGATCCCGCTGCTGTTCATGGGCGACGTGGTGGGCCGGCTGTTCCGCGAGTTCGCCATCACGCTGGCGGTCTCCATCCTGATCTCGGCCGTGGTGTCGCTGACACTGACGCCGATGATGTGCGCGCGGCTGCTGCGCCACGTGCCCGAGTCCGAACAGTCGCGCTTCCACCTGGCCACGGGCCGCTTCTTCGACAACGTGATCGCCAGGTACGGCCGGGCGCTGGAATGGGTGCTGGCGCGCCAGACCGCCACACTGGTGGTGGCCGTCGGCACGCTGGTGCTGACCGGCCTGCTCTACCTGCTGGTGCCCAAGGGCTTCTTCCCGGTGCAGGACACCGGCGTGATCCAGGCCATCACCGAGGCCGCGCAGACCAGTTCGTTCCAGTCGATGGGCCGCAAGCAGGAAGCGGTGCAGAAGGTGATCCTGGAGGACCCGGCCGTGGCCAGCGTCTCGTCGTTCATCGGCGTGGACGGCACCAATCAGACCATCAACGCCGGCCGCATGCTGATCAACCTGAAGCCCAAGGACGAGCGCGACAGCATGGCGGTGGTGACCGACCGCCTGCAGGCGGCCGTGCAGAAGCTGGGCGGCGTGGCGCTCTACATGCAGCCGGTGCAGGACCTGACGATCGAGGACCGCGTCGCGCGCACGCAGTACCAGTTCACGGTGGAGGACCCCGATCCGAACGTGCTGGCCGAATGGGTGCCGAAGCTGGTGGAACGCCTGCAGCGCGAGCCCGAGCTGCGCGACGTGGCCAGCGACCAGCAGAACAACGGCCTGCGCGCGTTCGTCGAGATCGACCGCGACGCCGCCGCCCGCTTCGGCATCACCACGGCCGTGATCGACAGCGCGCTCTACAGCGCCTTCGGCCAGCGGCTGATCTCCACGATCTTCACGCAGGCCAGCCAGTACCGCGTGGTGCTGGAGACCATGCCGGAATTCCGCACCAGCCCGGCGTCGCTGGCCGAGCTGCGGCTGCCGTCGTCGTCGGGCGGGCAGGTGCCGCTGGGGTCGATCGCGCGTATTTCCGAGCGTACCGGGCCGCTCGTGATCAACCACCAGGGCCAGTTCCCGGCCGCGACGATCTCGTTCAACCTGGCGCCGGGCGAGTCGCTGGGCGCCGCCGTCGACAAGATCACGAAGGTGGAGCAGGAAATCGGCCTGCCGATCTCGATGGCCACCGAATTCCAGGGCGCCGCGCTGGCGTTCCGGGCGTCGCTGTCGAACACGCTCTGGCTGATCCTGGCCGCCGTGGTGACGATGTACATCGTGCTTGGCGTGCTGTACGAGAGCACCATCCACCCGGTGACCATCCTGTCGACGCTGCCGTCGGCCGGCGTGGGCGCGCTGCTGGCGCTGCTGCTGTTCCGGCAGGACCTGGGCATCATCGCCATCATCGGCATCATCCTGCTGATCGGCATCGTCAAGAAGAACGCGATCATGATGATCGACTTCGCGCTGGAAGCCGAACGCGAGCACGGCATGAAGCCGTACGACGCGATCTTCCAGGCGTGCCTGCTGCGCTTCCGGCCGATCCTGATGACCACGATGGCCGCGCTGCTGGCGGCGCTGCCGATGATGCTGGGCTCGGGCATCGGGTCCGAGCTGCGCCGGCCGCTGGGCATCACGATGGTGGGCGGCCTGCTGGTCAGCCAGGTGCTGACGCTGTTCACCACGCCGGTGATCTACCTGGCGTTCGACCGCGTGGCGTACCGGCTCAAGGGCTGGCGCAAGCGCCGCTTCGGCGACCCGGACGAGGGTGGCGATGACGGCACGGGCAGCACGGGCAACGCTGGCGACGACAGCGGTGACGGCGGCGTGGCGCCGCGCCATCCGCAGGAGCCGACCCTGCGATGAACCTGTCGGCCGCCTTTATCCATCGCCCGGTTGCCACCGCGCTGCTGACCATCGGCATCCTGCTGGCGGGGCTGGCCGCGTTCCGGCTGCTGCCGGTATCGCCGCTGCCGCAGGTGGACTTTCCGACGATCTCGGTCTCGGCGTCGCTGCCCGGCGCCAGCCCGGAAACCATGGCCGCCACCGTGGCCACGCCGCTGGAGCGCGCGCTTGGCGCGATAGCCGGGGTCACCGAGATCACGTCGAGCAGCTCGCTGGGCTCCACGCGCGTGACGCTGCAGTTCGACCTGTCGCGCGACATCGACGGCGCCGCGCGCGACGTGCAGGCCGCCATCAACGCGTCCCGCGCCACGCTGCCCACGAGCCTGCCGAACAATCCCACCTATCGCAAGGTCAACCCGGCCGACGCGCCGATCATGATCATCGCGCTGACGTCGCCCACGATGTCGCGCGGCCAGCTCTACGACGCGGCGTCCACCATCCTCTCGCAGAAGCTGTCGCAGGTGGAGGGCGTGGGCCAGGTGACGATTGGCGGCTCGTCGCTGCCGGCCGTGCGCGTGGAGCTGAATCCCACGGCGCTGAACCAGTACGGCATCTCGCTGGAGGATGTGCGCAACACGATCAGCGCCACCAACGCCAACCGGCCGCTGGGCATCCTGGACAA
This sequence is a window from Cupriavidus pauculus. Protein-coding genes within it:
- a CDS encoding MdtA/MuxA family multidrug efflux RND transporter periplasmic adaptor subunit, translating into MSNPQQGQPLPPTPPRGPSRPRRRTWIAAAVIVVLAGAAWYWYGHRADTPAAGAAAGGASGAPGMGAGRRGPGGANAMPRSPVVVSTVTRRNMDVVLNGLGNVTPVANVTVRAQVSGPLLKVLFKEGQMVKAGDVLAEIDPRPFQAALDQAVGQLARDQALLQNARLDQQRYKTLLAQDSISKQQVDTQDALVRQYEGVVKTDQGNVDNARLNLGYTRIVAPTSGRIGLRQVDPGNIVNTGDTNGIALITQIQPITVLYTIPEDNLPSVLRKLNAGEKLAVQAWDRQMRNQLAEGTLLTTDNQIDTTTGTVKLKAIFQNTDGMLFPNQFVNVRTRVDTMEDATVIPVAAIQRGQQGTFVYVVGDDSAVKVQVVTLGPTDGTRTVVLKGLEPGQRVVVDGADRLKEGMVVEAVDPAARAAQLQPSSAPRARGRRGNWGGASGAHGASGAHGASAAHGAASDAAGLPGERRRLRDADTNPNPTTNSPANPGASVGQRPQQ
- a CDS encoding MdtB/MuxB family multidrug efflux RND transporter permease subunit; the encoded protein is MNPSRIFIERPVATALLMLAILLSGLVAFKLLPLSALPEVDYPTIQVTTLYPGASPDVMTSSVTAPLERQFGQMPGLKQMSSSSSGGASVITLQFELSLSLDVAEQEVQAAINAGGNLLPADLPMPPVYSKVNPADAPIMTLAMTSDTLPLPKLQDMVDTRVAAKISQIQGVGLVTISGGQRPAVRIQANPTALANLGMSIDDLRTAIGSANVNGAKGSFDGPSRASTIDANDQLKSADEYRQIIIGYQNGAPIRITDVAEIVDGPENSRLAAWANARPAIVVNIQRQPGANVIEVVDRIKTLLPQLQAALPASVHVQLLTDRTTTIRASVRDVEFELLLAIALVVMVIFIFLRNVSATIIPGVAVPLSLVGTFGVMYLAGFSINNLTLMALTIATGFVVDDAIVMIENIMRYIEEGDSPMAAALKGSKQIGFTIISLTFSLVAVLIPLLFMGDVVGRLFREFAITLAVSILISAVVSLTLTPMMCARLLRHVPESEQSRFHLATGRFFDNVIARYGRALEWVLARQTATLVVAVGTLVLTGLLYLLVPKGFFPVQDTGVIQAITEAAQTSSFQSMGRKQEAVQKVILEDPAVASVSSFIGVDGTNQTINAGRMLINLKPKDERDSMAVVTDRLQAAVQKLGGVALYMQPVQDLTIEDRVARTQYQFTVEDPDPNVLAEWVPKLVERLQREPELRDVASDQQNNGLRAFVEIDRDAAARFGITTAVIDSALYSAFGQRLISTIFTQASQYRVVLETMPEFRTSPASLAELRLPSSSGGQVPLGSIARISERTGPLVINHQGQFPAATISFNLAPGESLGAAVDKITKVEQEIGLPISMATEFQGAALAFRASLSNTLWLILAAVVTMYIVLGVLYESTIHPVTILSTLPSAGVGALLALLLFRQDLGIIAIIGIILLIGIVKKNAIMMIDFALEAEREHGMKPYDAIFQACLLRFRPILMTTMAALLAALPMMLGSGIGSELRRPLGITMVGGLLVSQVLTLFTTPVIYLAFDRVAYRLKGWRKRRFGDPDEGGDDGTGSTGNAGDDSGDGGVAPRHPQEPTLR